The genomic stretch ACAAAAACATTTAACAAGCTTAGATGGTCCCTAATAGGAGTTTATTTAATTGTTAACATTCTTTTGATCTTCACTTATAAAAACCCCAATCTGCTGGCAATAGATACTTTCCTGGTGACTGCCCTCCTGTTCATTCTTGCAGTTTTCCATGGAACAGCTCGCTATGGCAAAAAGAATATAATAGTATTCTTCCTTATTACCTGGGCTGTAAGCTTCTCTTTTGAAAACTTGAGCATAGCTACCGGTTTCCCCTTTGGGTTTTACCATTATTCACCCACTTTAGGATTGTTAACAGTTCCACTTATAATTATTTTTGCCTATTTTGCCATAGGATACTTATCCTGGATGTTATCACACGTACTAACTGGCCAATACACGAGGAAACTTGAGGGAAAAGAAATCTTTATAGTGCCATTTATAGCTGCATTTATCATGGTAATGTGGGATTTATCTGTTGATCCAATTTCTTCAACTTTACAGGGCCTATGGATATGGACATATCCTGGAGCTTATTTTGGCGTTCCTATTTCCAATTTTTTCGGCTGGTTTCTGGTGGTATATTTGTTCTTCCAAATATTCGCGTTGTATCTTTCCAAATATGACACTATAAAACCTAAAAAAGCATCTAAACTTTCTAATAAACCTTATTGGGCTGAATCCGCTGCTATATATGGTATCACGGCCCTGGGCACTATACTATCAATTTTTTACCAGTACAATGACATTACTGTGTCCATGGCTTTAATCACGGTTTTCACCATGATATTTGTGGCGATACTCGCCTTTACTAACATTATGAATAATCAAGACTTAAAGTAATAGGGATTAAGAAAAATCTTTAGAAAAAAGTTAAGTTTGGAATGTTATATATGATTATAAGCATTATTAAAGCTTAAATTTAAATAAGAGGTTTATTTTGACTAGAAATTTAATGAATATGTAATAAAAGAAAATAAAAAGAATTAAATAGAGGTTTAAGGAGTATCTGTGCGTTTGAATATAGATGAATCACCAGGAGGAGTTGTGCTATAATTTTGAAGGCCATCTACTTCTAATTGGTGAGCTGAGTCAGCATAGATGTCAGTAAAGTTTAATGGCATATCATAAATCGGATCTATGAAAACATTGCCATTCCAATGCTTTAAATCATTAGGCTGACTATTATGGCCATAAAAGCATTTCAGTGCATTATTTTCAGCAGTTATGCTTATGTTTCCATAGAAATCATTACTATAAACCCCTGTATAATTACCTAGGCCCAGCGGTTCGACAAATGGGGGTACAGGGTCTGGGTACGGTGCTGGTTTCGGGTTTATAAATGGATCAGTGACCTCATCACCTTTTAATAGTAAACCAAGTTTTTGAAGCAAAGCATTATTAAAATTCTGCCCAAGGGGTCCTGCATTAGTTAATGATACTATGCCTATACCTTTTGATGTGAAAACTGTAACTGATGTTTGTGAAGAAATAGTGTCACCAGAATGAGAGATTAATTGATCATTCACAATCCATCCAAAAGCATATTTCAGATTGTCATCATATTCTATTTGCCCAGTACGTGTTTCATCCAGCTCTTTCTTAGATACTATTTGAACTCCATTATACACCCCAGTATCTGCTATTTGAAATTTGAGCCAGTTAGCCATTTGGCTGATTGAACAGCCCAAAACTCCTGCAGGCCCCACCTCATCAATACTTGCAGTATGATATGGTACTAAGGATCCATTTGAAAGATACTTATAAGGTGTAGCATGATCTGGAGAATTAAAGAAATCGTTTACAGTGGTTGTTGATGTGGTCATGCCTAAAGGATTAAGGAGATCCTCTTTAATTAATTCACTCCAGGTTGTTTCGGTTGCTCTGGCAGCGTAATAACCGGCCAAAGCATAAATTATGTTATTATAATTATAAGTGGTGTTAAATGCGGTGTTATTTTTTACATAACGGAGATTATAAAGCATTCTATAATACGAATCATTGAAAATAATCCATTCCATATCCTGGCTGTATGCTGGTTGTCCGCTACGGTGGCACAGACTGTCCCGTA from Methanobacterium sp. encodes the following:
- a CDS encoding serine hydrolase; its protein translation is MINSKLGGILLICGIVVVSVFAFYNPSTNLPTTLNDNQLNSINQTGNNNPGNNAIFPSNTLLTSIPFSSGGHSQSSSPVSPSPGPGPTPDPMDHIISLFDAYVNSIFPETGIPGSAVVIVKGDKIVYMNCLGVKNLDSGAPVGPNTLFEIGSCSKAFTATNIAQLVSKGLMSWDDPISKYFKDDAEFQMYDPDVTGKITIRDSLCHRSGQPAYSQDMEWIIFNDSYYRMLYNLRYVKNNTAFNTTYNYNNIIYALAGYYAARATETTWSELIKEDLLNPLGMTTSTTTVNDFFNSPDHATPYKYLSNGSLVPYHTASIDEVGPAGVLGCSISQMANWLKFQIADTGVYNGVQIVSKKELDETRTGQIEYDDNLKYAFGWIVNDQLISHSGDTISSQTSVTVFTSKGIGIVSLTNAGPLGQNFNNALLQKLGLLLKGDEVTDPFINPKPAPYPDPVPPFVEPLGLGNYTGVYSNDFYGNISITAENNALKCFYGHNSQPNDLKHWNGNVFIDPIYDMPLNFTDIYADSAHQLEVDGLQNYSTTPPGDSSIFKRTDTP
- a CDS encoding carotenoid biosynthesis protein, translated to MTNTINKNNTKTFNKLRWSLIGVYLIVNILLIFTYKNPNLLAIDTFLVTALLFILAVFHGTARYGKKNIIVFFLITWAVSFSFENLSIATGFPFGFYHYSPTLGLLTVPLIIIFAYFAIGYLSWMLSHVLTGQYTRKLEGKEIFIVPFIAAFIMVMWDLSVDPISSTLQGLWIWTYPGAYFGVPISNFFGWFLVVYLFFQIFALYLSKYDTIKPKKASKLSNKPYWAESAAIYGITALGTILSIFYQYNDITVSMALITVFTMIFVAILAFTNIMNNQDLK